CCTGACACGCTACTGCCGGTGCTTCCTCCAATCATGGCGCTTCTACCGCCGATCTCCCCCCGGCGACAAGCCCACTCCTCGCGTCCCCTCAGACACTGGCGCACCGCCACGATCCTGTTACACTGCCGCCGCATAATCTCAGCGAGCACCTCCTTTCGGTGCCCCACACTCTCATGCGTAACGGAGCCCCCACCATGCGGCACATCGTCCTTCTTATGATTCTTCTTTTGGCCGCCCCCCTGGCCTGTGACTCCACCGACAACACCTCCGCCGAAGCCAGCTCAGAAGCCACCGCAGAAGCCCCCGAGGCTGAAGCAGTCGACGAGCAGGCCCCGACGGAAGAAGCGGCCGAAGAAGTGACCGACGGTCCCGCAGAGGGCGAAAAAGCGCAGGAGCTTGCCAGCGATCTTGAGCCCGGTGAGACCCGCCACTTTGGCGCCCCCTTCACCCTTGACGACGAGCCGATGCCCCTCGACCAGGCGCTGGAAGCCTCGCCCGAGGGCACCATCCGCGTCAGCGCCAACATTGAACAGGTCTGCAAGAAGAAAGGCTGCTGGTTCACGCTTAAGACCGACCAGGTCGAGGAGCCTGTGCGCGTGCGCATGAAGGACTACGGCTTCTTCGTCTCGCGTAACTCAGACGGCGCCGAGGTCATCGTCGAGGGCACACTCACCGCCACCGTCATCTCCGAGGAGATGGCCCAGCACTACGCCGAAGATCAGGCCGAGGCCACCGGCGAGCCGGTGGAGAAGGTTGAGGGCGAGCAGAAGAACTATGAGTTTACCGCGACCGGACTGCAGATCACGCAGCCCAGC
This window of the Lujinxingia vulgaris genome carries:
- a CDS encoding DUF4920 domain-containing protein, with product MRHIVLLMILLLAAPLACDSTDNTSAEASSEATAEAPEAEAVDEQAPTEEAAEEVTDGPAEGEKAQELASDLEPGETRHFGAPFTLDDEPMPLDQALEASPEGTIRVSANIEQVCKKKGCWFTLKTDQVEEPVRVRMKDYGFFVSRNSDGAEVIVEGTLTATVISEEMAQHYAEDQAEATGEPVEKVEGEQKNYEFTATGLQITQPSA